From Vitis vinifera cultivar Pinot Noir 40024 chromosome 5, ASM3070453v1, the proteins below share one genomic window:
- the LOC100252901 gene encoding DNA repair protein XRCC4 isoform X1, translating to MEPTPRHSCLKLQIPNQSEPIFIKATWFPSHFHLSITDGLHAWLCNASEDEVRERAAQWDQPVSDYIALAERFLGFQQPGSVYGFSDAGDGHRRLSWTFEKEGTKLEWRWKCGLSPDSRSTTAGVLDFLMNANIRLSEEVVIKTQSFERLKVEAEKCLAQSEKFNNEKAEFESAIYAKFLGVLNSKKAKLRELRDQISKEETTGKLPQEEDESTDKTLSFDDESDNEAIEEESSKNLTGTSKHVSTSRPRGRKRVAPRN from the exons ATGGAGCCGACACCCAGACACTCATGCCTGAAGCTTCAAATTCCCAACCAATCGGAACCCATCTTCATCAAGGCCACCTGGTTTCCTTCCCACTTCCACCTCTCTATCACCGACGGCCTCCACGCCTGGCTCTGTAACG CATCGGAAGACGAGGTCCGAGAGCGAGCCGCCCAGTGGGATCAACCCGTTTCTGATTACATCGCCTTGGCAGAGCGGTTCCTAGGGTTTCAGCAGCCCGGTTCGGTTTACGGGTTCTCCGACGCCGGTGACGGCCACAGAAGA TTGTCATGGACATTTGAGAAGGAAGGGACTAAGCTAGAATGGCGGTGGAAATGTGGACTCTCACCTGACTCTAGGAGCACTACCGCCGGAGTCCTGGATTTTCTTATGAATGCTAACATTCGACTAAGT gaGGAAGTTGTTATTAAGACCCAATCATTTGAGAGGCTGAAAGTGGAAGCTGAAAAATGTTTAGCACAAAGTGAGAAATTCAACAACGAGAAGGCGGAATTTGAGTCTGCGATCTATGCAAAG TTTCTTGGGGTCTTAAATTCAAAGAAAGCCAAACTCAGAGAGCTTCGAGACCAGATATCAAAAGAAGAAACCACTGGAAAATTGCCACAAGAAGAGGATGAGTCCACTGACAAAACTTTGAGTTTTGACGATGAAAGTGATAATGAAGCAATTGAGGAAGAATCCTCAAAGAATCTTACAGGCACTTCAAAGCATGTTTCTACAAGTAGGCCTCGCGGTCGAAAGAGAGTTGCACCCAG GAACTGA
- the LOC100252901 gene encoding DNA repair protein XRCC4 isoform X2 has product MEPTPRHSCLKLQIPNQSEPIFIKATWFPSHFHLSITDGLHAWLCNASEDEVRERAAQWDQPVSDYIALAERFLGFQQPGSVYGFSDAGDGHRRLSWTFEKEGTKLEWRWKCGLSPDSRSTTAGVLDFLMNANIRLSEEVVIKTQSFERLKVEAEKCLAQSEKFNNEKAEFESAIYAKFLGVLNSKKAKLRELRDQISKEETTGKLPQEEDESTDKTLSFDDESDNEAIEEESSKNLTGTSKHVSTSRPRGRKRVAPSC; this is encoded by the exons ATGGAGCCGACACCCAGACACTCATGCCTGAAGCTTCAAATTCCCAACCAATCGGAACCCATCTTCATCAAGGCCACCTGGTTTCCTTCCCACTTCCACCTCTCTATCACCGACGGCCTCCACGCCTGGCTCTGTAACG CATCGGAAGACGAGGTCCGAGAGCGAGCCGCCCAGTGGGATCAACCCGTTTCTGATTACATCGCCTTGGCAGAGCGGTTCCTAGGGTTTCAGCAGCCCGGTTCGGTTTACGGGTTCTCCGACGCCGGTGACGGCCACAGAAGA TTGTCATGGACATTTGAGAAGGAAGGGACTAAGCTAGAATGGCGGTGGAAATGTGGACTCTCACCTGACTCTAGGAGCACTACCGCCGGAGTCCTGGATTTTCTTATGAATGCTAACATTCGACTAAGT gaGGAAGTTGTTATTAAGACCCAATCATTTGAGAGGCTGAAAGTGGAAGCTGAAAAATGTTTAGCACAAAGTGAGAAATTCAACAACGAGAAGGCGGAATTTGAGTCTGCGATCTATGCAAAG TTTCTTGGGGTCTTAAATTCAAAGAAAGCCAAACTCAGAGAGCTTCGAGACCAGATATCAAAAGAAGAAACCACTGGAAAATTGCCACAAGAAGAGGATGAGTCCACTGACAAAACTTTGAGTTTTGACGATGAAAGTGATAATGAAGCAATTGAGGAAGAATCCTCAAAGAATCTTACAGGCACTTCAAAGCATGTTTCTACAAGTAGGCCTCGCGGTCGAAAGAGAGTTGCACCCAG TTGCTAA
- the LOC104879278 gene encoding pentatricopeptide repeat-containing protein At3g22470, mitochondrial, translating into MLQKNAASSSRSILQKSDIPYSLSSLFKNPPQRSGSNSKSEKIGTKASLSPFESLRAVGCGFGVFGGFLKRGFEPDAVTVTTLVKGVWMENGIPDAVQLFDEMTEKGLFGDAKTYGILINGLCKARKTGLAIKLHEKMKGNCKGDVFTYGMIIDSLCKDGMTTEALDMFSEMIGAGILPDVVVYSSLMDGLCRFGRLKEALEFFKEMEGRGISADVYTYNSLIHGLSRAGLWKEVTWFLNLMVDRGFSPDAFTFTILIDGLCKEGKVGEAQQILELMHHKGKEPDILTYNTLMNGLCLVGQLEDATKLFESLADRGIKLNVFSYNILINGYCKDQKIDEAFRLFEEMRPKGLKPSTVTYNTLIGALCQSGRVRTAQKLFVEMQTCGQFLKLSTYCVLLDGLCKNGHLEEAIDLFQSIKKTEHKPNIEVFSILLDGMCRAGKLEEAWKQFDEISKNGLEPDTIAYNILINGLCNKGMLSEAVKLLWQMEEKGCLPDSITFNVIIQNLLKENEIHEAIQLLEEMRNRNFSPDEAVTSMLLCLASFDPQWHAALVSLPNALQKGVGSVPVKRRKT; encoded by the exons ATGTTGCAGAAAAATGCTGCCTCTTCTTCCAGAAGCATTCTTCAAAAGAGTGATATCCCATATTCCCTATCCTCTTTATTTAAAAACCCACCTCAGAGATCTGGTTCCAATTCCAAATCTGAGAAAATTGGTACAAAAGCTAGTCTTTCACCATTCGAAAG TTTGCGTGCTGTGGGTTGTGGGTTTGGGGTGTTTGGTGGATTTCTGAAGAGGGGTTTTGAGCCTGATGCGGTCACGGTCACTACTTTGGTGAAAGGTGTGTGGATGGAGAATGGGATTCCGGATGCAGTTCAATTGTTTGATGAAATGACTGAGAAGGGGCTTTTCGGGGATGCGAAGACCTATGGAATTCTTATCAATGGTCTTTGTAAAGCTCGAAAGACGGGTCTCGCTATTAAGTTGCATGAGAAAATGAAGGGGAATTGCAAGGGTGACGTCTTCACATATGGCATGATCATTGATTCTCTTTGCAAAGATGGGATGACCACTGAGGCGCTGGATATGTTTTCGGAAATGATTGGTGCTGGCATTTTGCCGGATGTTGTTGTTTACAGTTCTTTGATGGATGGACTGTGTAGGTTTGGACGGTTGAAAGAAGCCTTAGAGTTTTTCAAGGAAATGGAGGGTCGAGGAATTTCTGCAGATGTGTATACGTACAACTCCCTGATTCATGGTTTGAGCAGAGCGGGCCTGTGGAAAGAAGTCACATGGTTTTTGAACCTAATGGTGGATCGTGGCTTTTCACCAGATGCCTTTACATTCACCATACTAATAGATGGTCTGTGCAAAGAGGGGAAGGTTGGAGAAGCTCAGCAGATACTTGAACTGATGCATCACAAAGGCAAGGAGCCTGACATATTGACATATAATACGCTCATGAATGGGCTATGTTTGGTGGGTCAGTTGGAAGATGCCACAAAGCTTTTTGAATCTCTGGCGGATAGAGGCATTAAGCTCAATGTATTCAGCTATAATATATTGATTAACGGGTACTGTAAGGACCAGAAGATAGATGAAGCATTTCGCCTTTTTGAAGAAATGCGTCCCAAGGGACTGAAGCCCAGCACCGTTACTTACAACACACTGATTGGAGCTCTATGCCAGTCAGGGAGAGTCAGAACTGCCCAAAAACTATTTGTGGAGATGCAAACTTGTGGCCAATTTCTGAAACTATCTACATATTGTGTTTTGTTGGATGGGCTCTGTAAGAATGGACACCTTGAGGAGGCAATAGATCTATTTCAGTCTATTAAGAAAACTGAACATAAACCAAATATTGAAGTTTTCAGCATACTTCTTGATGGGATGTGCAGAGCTGGTAAATTGGAGGAAGCATGGAAACAATTTGATGAAATCTCAAAGAACGGTTTGGAGCCTGATACTATAGCATATAATATATTGATCAACGGCCTCTGCAACAAAGGAATGTTATCAGAGGCTGTTAAATTGCTTTGGCAAATGGAAGAGAAGGGATGTTTACCAGACTCCATTACGTTCAATGTCATTATTCAAAATCttcttaaagaaaatgagatccATGAAGCAATTCAGCTTCTTGAGGAGATGCGGAACAGAAACTTCTCACCTGATGAAGCAGTCACTTCAATGTTACTATGCCTTGCTTCATTTGATCCACAATGGCATGCAGCCCTTGTGTCACTTCCAAATGCTCTCCAAAAGGGGGTTGGATCAGTTCCTgtaaaaaggagaaaaacatGA
- the LOC100246045 gene encoding disease resistance protein RPM1, producing MAAEGTVTFLLDKLVPLLKLGSKLLKDVHKEVDYIVSELERIKAFLRFADAREETDPELKVWVKQVREVADEMEDVVDEFRLCPPPHHGHGLLGSIQKIARFSKDFKAQNQLVSRIQGIKSKVQNISEGHERYRGKFDGIEQGFGHGASTNTWYDSRGDALLVEESELVGIDKPKQKLIGMLLDDVSRTKVVSVVGMGGLGKTTLVKKVYDDVKVEKSFQHHAWITVSSSKIEDLLRDLIQQLFEEGGKPVPQGIGTLNADRLKALLNYFLRQKKYIIILDNVWRIFMWESVKYAFPNSRRGSRILVTTRNSDIAGGSCVESDGDVFPLNPLPPTESWTLFCRKAFRRNACPPHLNKLSQGILKRCEGLSLAIVAIGGVLATKDQNRNVRPSEGEILEATNHCLILGRIGNVFALTEEKTIGVGGNFHSKEIKNGAMVIEDEQGGIGNGIDEAKLEKKLAQLMIPGSGVGVAQVVLFWLGSWDWLGAVGVSRLDGGAEPTFTDGVATTGKVIEHHSEMVDEVARGRESKGMRGSGKRGGTSVRYGETRAIADHNFICAIKRTVENKIVELVVEIVMNCRDEKVAAPAETVVGKEDSGRLHDLEYCTIGSDQGMEEQENGCRGEPRSAIGDRPWSEANIDGMSRCRDGGITTVDNINDGLIIFIKAFKYFFNQIFLVKRLTKSSKFIGPGFNGLHVVCNGLRTFGDVFKMVFELLDMATRWASIGVGQYLPGFIRVSNRMDEWDIVDRSLSSELESNDKLERVNKILSLGYNDLPYYLKHCFLYLSIFPEDHLIEHKRLIRLWIAEGFVVPQEGKMPEEVAESYLRDLTNRCLIQVAQRDVDGRIKTYRIHDLIRQIIISKSRDQDFVTIIRENNTATPNKARHLSARGTLETCTRQEFPGVRSLLIFGVDSVSKSCMSALFSGDRFGLLRVLDLRGLPLEKFPEGVVNLFHLRYLSLRGTKVDILPSSIGKLPYLETLDLKQTKVSKLPAEIQKLQNLRHLLLYRCVIVSYVTFHSKEGFLMPERIGDLQFLQKLCFVEPEQGGHTLTELGKLSQLRKLGIIKLRKEDGRSLCSSIEKMKNLGSLDVTSLKEEEIIDLNHLSSPPLLLKGLYLKGRLEDLPGWIPTLDNLSKISLRWSRLKNNPLEALQALPNLVQLQLLHAYEGEALCFKAGGFQKLKSLKLDRLEELRKVSVEWGALTCLQELSILRCQALKQLPFGIQYLSQLQQLCFYDMPDEFARTLLRAEQGYDYWKIKHIPKVFFIYSENGRWSFYHL from the exons ATGGCGGCAGAGGGTACAGTGACCTTTCTACTCGACAAGCTTGTTCCCTTACTGAAATTGGGATCAAAGCTTTTGAAAGATGTTCATAAAGAAGTTGACTACATCGTGAGCGAATTGGAGCGCATCAAGGCCTTCCTCAGGTTTGCAGATGCAAGGGAGGAGACTGACCCAGAGTTGAAAGTCTGGGTTAAACAAGTGAGAGAAGTTGCTGACGAAATGGAAGATGTTGTCGATGAATTCAGGCTTTGCCCTCCCCCGCATCATGGCCATGGACTTTTGGGTTCTATACAGAAGATTGCTCGCTTCAGCAAGGACTTCAAGGCCCAGAATCAGCTTGTGTCACGAATACAAGGCATAAAATCCAAAGTGCAAAATATATCTGAAGGGCATGAGAGATACCGTGGCAAGTTTGACGGCATTGAGCAAGGATTCGGCCATGGAGCTTCAACAAACACTTGGTATGATTCTCGGGGGGATGCACTCCTCGTAGAGGAATCTGAACTTGTGGGCATCGACAAGCCCAAGCAAAAGCTGATCGGAATGCTTTTGGACGATGTATCCAGAACCAAAGTAGTTTCAGTGGTTGGCATGGGAGGGTTGGGCAAAACAACCCTGGTGAAAAAGGTGTACGATGATGTGAAAGTGGAGAAATCTTTCCAACACCATGCTTGGATCACTGTTTCGAGCTCGAAGATTGAGGATCTCCTACGAGACTTGATTCAGCAACTTTTTGAGGAAGGGGGGAAACCAGTCCCTCAAGGAATAGGCACCTTGAACGCTGACAGGTTGAAAGCTCTGCTCAATTATTTTTTGCGGCAAAAGAAGTATATTATTATCCTTGACAACGTGTGGAGGATATTCATGTGGGAATCTGTGAAATATGCATTTCCAAACAGCAGGCGTGGTAGTCGGATACTAGTCACTACACGCAACTCGGATATAGCTGGCGGTTCCTGCGTAGAATCGGATGGTGATGTCTTTCCTTTGAATCCCTTACCCCCAACAGAGTCTTGGACTCTGTTTTGCCGCAAGGCGTTCCGGAGAAACGCTTGCCCTCCACATTTGAACAAGCTCTCTCAAGGTATCTTGAAGAGATGCGAGGGTCTGTCGCTGGCAATAGTAGCAATCGGCGGTGTTCTGGCTACAAAAGACCAGAATC GCAATGTCCGGCCGAGTGAGGGAGAGATACTGGAGGCTACCAACCACTGTTTGATACTCGGTCGG ATCGGCAATGTATTTGCGTTGACTGAGGAAAAGACCATTGGTGTGGGAGGTAACTTCCACTCCAAGGAA ATAAAGAATGGTGCCATGGTTATTGAAGATGAACAAGGAGGTATCGGCAATGGAATTGATGAAGCCAAATTGGAGAAGAAATTGGCGCAACTCATGATACCAG GCTCTGGTGTAGGTGTGGCACAGGTGGTATTATTTTGGCTTGGGTCTTGGGATTGGCTTGGTGCGGTAGGAGTGAGCAGACTTGATGGGGGAGCAGAGCCGACATTCACGGATGGTGTGGCCACGACTGGTAAAGTGATAGAGCACCATTCAGAGATGGTGGATGAAGTGGCGCGAGGAAGAGAA agTAAAGGAATGAGAGGGAGTGGTAAGAGAGGTGGAACCAGTGTGAGATATGGGGAGACCAGAGCCATCGCCGATCATAATTTCATCTGTGCCATCAAAAGGACTGTGGAGAACAAGATTGT GGAGCTGGTGGTCGAGATTGTGATGAATTGCCGGGACGAGAAGGTGGCTGCACCTGCGGAAACTGTTGTCGGAAAAGAGGACAGCGGGAGACTACATGACCTTGAGTACTGCACCATTGGCAGCGACCAAGGAATGGAAGAGCAGGAGAACGGTTGTCGCGG GGAGCCGAGGAGTGCGATTGGTGACAGACCATGGAGTGAAGCGAACATTGATGGCATGAGCAGATGCCG AGATGGTGGAATCACGACCGTTGACAACATCAATGATGGActgataattttcatcaagGCCTTCAAGTACTTTTTCAATCAGATCTTCTTGGTCAAGAGGCTTACCAAGAGCAGCAAGTTCATCGGCCCGGGTTTTAATGGACTGCATGTAGTCTGTAATGGACTGAGAACCTTTGGTGATGTTTTTAAGATGGTCTTTGAGTTGCTTGATATGGCCACGAGATGGGCGAGCATAGGTGTTGGCCAATATTTGCCAGGCTTCATAAGAG TATCAAATCGGATGGATGAATGGGATATTGTTGACCGCAGCCTCAGTTCTGAATTGGAAAGCAATGACAAACTTGAGAGAGTGAACAAAATACTCTCTCTTGGCTACAATGATTTACCTTATTACTTGAAGCATTGTTTCTTGTATCTCAGCATTTTTCCGGAGGATCATCTCATCGAACATAAGAGATTGATCCGGCTGTGGATTGCAGAAGGATTTGTGGTACCACAAGAGGGTAAGATGCCAGAAGAGGTTGCTGAAAGTTACCTCCGTGATCTGACCAACAGGTGCCTGATCCAAGTTGCTCAAAGGGACGTCGATGGCCGCATCAAAACATATCGGATCCATGATCTTATCCGTCAGATTATCATTTCAAAGTCCAGAGACCAGGATTTTGTGACAATAATTCGTGAAAATAATACAGCGACGCCCAACAAAGCTCGACACCTGTCAGCTCGTGGTACCTTGGAGACATGTACAAGACAAGAGTTTCCCGGGGTACGTTCTCTTCTCATTTTTGGGGTAGATTCAGTATCCAAGTCATGTATGTCAGCACTTTTTAGCGGCGACAGATTTGGTCTACTCAGAGTGTTAGATCTGAGAGGACTGCCTTTGGAGAAGTTCCCAGAAGGAGTTGTCAACTTATTCCATCTGAGGTATCTAAGCTTGAGGGGAACCAAGGTGGATATACTTCCAAGCTCAATTGGGAAGCTGCCATACCTAGAGACACTGGATCTGAAACAAACAAAAGTCTCCAAGCTGCCTGCTGAGATCCAAAAGCTCCAAAACTTGCGCCATCTTTTACTGTACCGTTGTGTCATTGTATCGTATGTAACTTTTCACAGTAAAGAAGGGTTTTTGATGCCAGAGAGGATAGGAGACTTGCAATTCTTACAAAAGCTATGCTTTGTGGAGCCAGAACAAGGCGGACATACATTGACCGAGCTGGGGAAGCTGAGTCAACTGAGGAAGTTGGGCATTATAAAGTTGAGAAAAGAAGATGGAAGGAGTTTGTGCTCTTCCATTGAAAAGATGAAAAACCTCGGCTCTTTAGATGTGACTTCACTTAAAGAGGAAGAAATAATTGATCTCAACCATCTGTCGTCACCCCCATTGCTCCTTAAAGGCTTATACTTGAAAGGTCGTTTAGAGGACTTACCAGGTTGGATACCTACCCTTGACAACCTTAGCAAAATAAGTTTAAGATGGAGTAGGTTGAAGAATAATCCACTAGAAGCTCTCCAAGCTTTGCCCAATCTAGTGCAACTTCAACTCCTTCACGCTTACGAAGGAGAAGCATTGTGTTTCAAGGCTGGGGGATTCCAAAAGCTCAAGTCCCTCAAGCTTGATAGGCTGGAGGAACTGAGAAAAGTGAGCGTGGAATGGGGAGCCTTGACTTGTCTCCAAGAGTTGAGCATCCTACGCTGTCAAGCATTGAAGCAACTGCCCTTTGGCATTCAGTACCTCTCCCAACTCCAGCAGCTTTGTTTCTATGACATGCCCGATGAATTCGCCAGAACACTCCTGCGAGCGGAACAAGGTTATGATTATTGGAAAATTAAGCACATCCCCAAAGTCTTCTTCATCTACAGCGAGAATGGTCGTTGGTCATTTTATCATCTTTAG
- the LOC104879279 gene encoding uncharacterized protein LOC104879279 gives MVSQKGIEVNPDQVKAVIETPPPRSKKELQRLTGKLVALGCFIARFTDELRLFFLAIRKARANGWTDSCQNAFEKIKHCLMQPPILSSPIPEEKLYIYLAVSEWAISAVLFRCPSPKEQKPIYYVNRALADVETRYSKMELTALAIRSAAQKLRPSFQAHPVVVLTEQPLRNILYKPDLTGKMLQWAIELSEFGIEFQPRFQCQEPSEKEWWTLRVDGTSRSSGSGIGLLLQSPTGEHLEQAIWLGFPASNNEAEYEAILSGLDLALTLSVSKLRIYSDSQLVVRHVQKEYEAKDARMARYLTKVRDTLQRFIEWTIEKIRRIENGRVDALADIAVSLPIKEAIMLLIHVQANPSVLEASTCNTIEAKQADDQEWTNDIIGYLRTGPYLRCLNHSEALYVLAELHEGIRGNHSGGRSLAHRAHSQGYYWPTMKKDAAAYVKKCDKCQRHAPIPHVPSETLKPVSGPWPFAQWGMDIVGPLLAAPAQKKFLLVATDYFNK, from the exons atggtcagccaaaaaGGGATAGAGGTCaacccggatcaagtcaaggcagtcataGAAACACCACCCCCCAGGAGCAAGAAGGAATTAcagcgcctcacaggcaagctcgtcgcgCTAGGGtgttttatagcccgcttcactgatgaactGCGActcttcttcttggcaatacgaaaagctaGAGCAAACGGATGGACGGACAGCTGTCAAAacgcttttgaaaaaattaaacattgccTTATGCAACCGCCCATCCTGAGCAGCCCCATCCCTGaagaaaaattgtacatatatttGGCTGTGTCCGAGTGGGCGATCAGTGctgttctattccgctgcccctcacccaaggagcagaaacctatctactacGTCAACAGAGCGTTGGCGGACGTAGAAActaggtattcaaaaatggagctaacggCCTTAGCCATTCGAAGTGCCGCCCAGAAGCTCCGCCCCTCTTTCCAAGCCCACCCGGTGGTCGTGCTAACTGAACAACCCCTTCGTAACATTCTGTACAAACCAGACTTAACCGGAAAAATGCTTCAATGGGCCATagaattgagcgaatttggGATCGAGttccaacccagatt CCAATGCCAGGAACCAAGTGAAAAAGAGTGGTGGACTTTGCGAGTCGATGGAACCTCCCGATCATCAGGATCCGGGATAGGGCTCCTGTTGCAATCCCCAACAGGAGAAcatttggagcaagccatttggCTGGGGTTCCccgcctctaacaatgaagcggaATATGAGGCCATCctatccggattggacctcgccctgactctatccgtctccaagcTCCGGATCTATAGTGATTCCCAACTCGTGGTAAGACACGTCCAGaaggaatatgaggctaaggatgCGCGCATGGCGCGATATCTAACTAAAGTAAGGGACACCTTACAACGATTCATCGAGTGGACGATCGAAAAAATCAGACGAATTGAAAATGGGCGCGTCGACGCCTTGGCAGACATAGCTGTGtccctccccatcaaagaagccataaTGTTGCTTATACATGTGCAAGCCAACCCTTCCGTATTGGAAGCttccacttgcaacaccattgaggcaaaACAAGCAGACGACCAAGAATGGACGAACGACATTATAGGGTACCTCCGGACAG GTCCCTACCTTCGGTGCCTAAACCATTCAGAGGCGCTATATGTATTAGCTGAATTACACGAAGGGATACGTGGAAATCATTCTGGAGGACGATCTCTGGCGCATAGGGCCCATTCGCAAGGATATTACTGGCCCACGATGAAGAAGGATGCGGCAGCCTATGTCAAAAAATGCGACAAATGTCAAAGGCATGCCCCCATACCACATGTGCCATCGGAGACATTAAAACCAGTTTCAGGCCCCTGGCCCTTtgcgcagtggggcatggacatagtaggACCCCTCCTAGCCGCACCCGCCCAAAAGAAATTCCTGCTCGTCGCCACGGATTACTTCAATAAATGa
- the LOC132253748 gene encoding uncharacterized protein LOC132253748 — MQDNESLREFVKRFGQAVLQVEAYSMDVVLQIFKRSICPDTPFFESLAKKPPTTMDDLFRRANKYSMLEDDVRAATQQVLVAGQASRSGMERSAKLPDRPGPSDRRQEEPSRPERPPLTPFSISYEKLLPMIQGMSDFRWPRPLGTDPSKRDHSKRCAFHKEHGHTIETCRCLHYLVERLIKAGHLKQYLRSDAGGRDASQNHNSGAPRAPATPKAIINYINGGSSDEEYDSKRKRQKFLRAASPHRDALILSLEIGDFDVRRILVNLGSSTDLVQASIVSHMGHSLTGLENPGRILSGFNGSSTTSLGDIVLPVQAGPITFNLAARQYYQIAQEAETNQEDASLPESSHARNQ, encoded by the exons atgcaagataacgaatccttAAGGGAGTTCGTGAAACGGTTTGGTCAAGCCGTACTTCAGGTAGAAGCTTACAGTATGGATGTTGTCCTGCAaatcttcaagcgaagcattTGTCCAGACAccccatttttcgaatcactcGCTAAAAAACCTCCTACGACGATGGACGACTTGTTCAGACGTGCGAACAAAtactcaatgctcgaagatgacgtgcgaGCAGCCACCCAACAAGTCTTGGTTGCTGGACAAGCATCTAGAAGTGGCATGGAAAGAAGTGCCAAACTTCCGGACCGGCCAGGGCCGTCCGATCGAAGGCAGGAAGAGCCAAGTCGCCCGGAAAGGCCGCCCCTCACACCTTTCTCCATATCATATGAGAAACTTCTCCCTATGATCCAAGGcatgtccgacttcaggtggcctagacccctcggAACGGACCCATCCAAAAGAGATCATAGCAAGAGATGTGCCTTCCACAAGGAACATGGTCACACAATAGAGACATGCAGGTGCCTCCATTATTTGGTCGAAAGGCTCATCAAGGCGGGACATTTaaagcaatacctccgctcagatgcCGGAGGTAGAGACGCTTCCCAAAATCACAACTCTGGAGCTCCCAGGGCCCCAGCCACCCCCAAAGccattataaactatattaacggaggCTCATCTGACGAGGAGTATGACTCCAAACGAAAGAGACAAAAGTTTTTGCGGGCCGCATCG CCGCACCGTGACGCCCTCATCCTATCCCTAGAGATAGGAGACTTCGACGTGAGACGCATCCTGGTTAACCTGGGCAGCTCGACCGATCTTGTGCAAGCATCGATCGTTAGCCACATGGGGCACAGTCTCACGGGCCTCGAAAACCCTGGGCGAATcctatccggattcaacgggtcgTCAACTACTTCCTTGGGAGACAttgtactgccggtccaagctggcccaaTCACTTTCAAC ttagccgctcgccaataCTACCAGATAGCACAAGAAGCAGAGAccaaccaggaggatgcatccctCCCTGAGTCCAGCCATGCACGtaaccaatag